The Actinomyces viscosus genome segment CGAGATGCGGATCTCGGAGGTGGAGATCATGTGGATGTTGACCCCGGCCTCGCTCAGGGCGCTGAACAGGCGCGCCGAGACCCCCGGGTTGGAGCGCATGCCGGCCCCCACCAGGGACAGGATGCCGATGTCGGGGTTGAAGTGCAGGCTGCGGAAGCCCAGCTCCTCGCGGGCGGCCTCCAGGGCCTCGCGGGCGGTGGCGGAGTCGCCGTCGGGGCAGGTGAAGGAGATGTTGGTCAGGCCCGTGCCCTCGGCGGAGACGTCCTGGACGATCATGTCGATGTTGGCGTCGGTGCCGGCCACGATCGCGAAGATGCGGGCCGCGGCGCCGGGGACGTCGGGCACGCCCACGAGCGTGATCTTGTCCTGGCTGCGGTCGTGGGCGATTCCGGAGATGACGGGGGCTTCCACGTGGTCCTCCTTGGCGGACGGGCGGGGGCGGGCCTGGGCCCGCGCGGCGATGGCGTTGCGGTGCGCGGAGTCGACGACGGCGGCCGAGGGGCCCTCGTCGAGTCCGGCGGGGTCTGAGGGCGAGGCCTGGCCGGCCTGGCCGGCGGGGGCCGCCTCCGGAGCGGCGGCATCCTCCGGGCTCGCGGCGCTGGGGGCACTGGCCGCGCTGGCAGCACTGTCGGCGCTGTCGGTGTCGGCGGCGACGACGTCGTCGAGCTGGGCGGCCACGACCGAGGGCACGAAGGCGCCCTCGCGACGGCCGTCGTAGATCCAGGTCCCGGTCTTGTCGGAGAAGGAGGAGCGCACGTGCAGCGGCACGCCGAAGCGGCGGGCGTACTCCACGGCGCGCAGATGGAGGATCTTGGCGCCGTGGGCGGCCAGCTCCAGGGTCTCCTCGCTGGAGAGGGACTCGATGCGCTTGGCGGTGGGGACGATGCGGGGGTCGGCGGTGAACAGGCCGTCGACGTCGGTGTAGATCTCGCAGACGTCGGCGTTGAGGGCGGCGGCCAGGGCGACGGCGGTGGTGTCGGAGCCGCCGCGCCCCAGGGTGGTGGTGTCCTCGACCTCGTTGATGCCCTGGAAGCCGGCGACGATGGCGACCGCGCCGGTCTGGATGGAGCGGGCCACGCGCTCGGGCAGGACCCCGACGATGGAGGCCTTGCCGTACTTGGAGTCGGTGAGGACGCCGGCCTGGGCGCCGGTGTAGGCGCGCGCCGGCACGCCGAGCTCGCCGACGGCCATGGCGAGCAGGGCCATGGAGATGCGCTCGCCGGCCGACAGGAGGATGTCCATCTCGCGGGCCGGGGCGTCGGTCGTCAGGGCGGCGGCCTGGTCGAGGAGCTCGTCGGTCGTGTCCCCCATCGCGGAGACGACGACGACGACCGTGTTGCCGGCCTCGCGGGTGGCGACGATGCGCCGGGCGACGCGTCGCATCGCGTCGACATCGCTGACGGACGAGCCGCCGTACTTCTGGACGACCAGTGCCATGTGGCGCTCCTCGGGTCCTTGGGTCAGTCCTGTATCAGTCAGTCCTGCTGTCAACTGCCGCGCAGCACAGCGG includes the following:
- a CDS encoding aspartate kinase, producing MALVVQKYGGSSVSDVDAMRRVARRIVATREAGNTVVVVVSAMGDTTDELLDQAAALTTDAPAREMDILLSAGERISMALLAMAVGELGVPARAYTGAQAGVLTDSKYGKASIVGVLPERVARSIQTGAVAIVAGFQGINEVEDTTTLGRGGSDTTAVALAAALNADVCEIYTDVDGLFTADPRIVPTAKRIESLSSEETLELAAHGAKILHLRAVEYARRFGVPLHVRSSFSDKTGTWIYDGRREGAFVPSVVAAQLDDVVAADTDSADSAASAASAPSAASPEDAAAPEAAPAGQAGQASPSDPAGLDEGPSAAVVDSAHRNAIAARAQARPRPSAKEDHVEAPVISGIAHDRSQDKITLVGVPDVPGAAARIFAIVAGTDANIDMIVQDVSAEGTGLTNISFTCPDGDSATAREALEAAREELGFRSLHFNPDIGILSLVGAGMRSNPGVSARLFSALSEAGVNIHMISTSEIRISVVVDDAVLDEAVRAVHSAFGLDAQAAEAVVYGGTGR